Proteins co-encoded in one Capsicum annuum cultivar UCD-10X-F1 chromosome 9, UCD10Xv1.1, whole genome shotgun sequence genomic window:
- the LOC107842802 gene encoding uncharacterized protein LOC107842802 has translation MKKAWYHKESWYNFGCLLTRFMRRNMEEEEELDYKSVVDVHPIDVTTGRSTGAHGPILTMFEHQTWTNEITSRIYGLQILQLWVGGQTWTNEITSKIYGLQMLQLRVGGRPATNEETYVVELDYPLGHYARILLRIAMEFVEPIDDDVPTDEERQSRDSDIELEDNEQPDVGDTDKDADDDDPNDDMAEA, from the coding sequence ATGAAAAAGGCGTGGTACCATAAGGAGAGTTGGTATAATTTTGGATGTTTGCTGACTAGGTTTATGAGAAGGAacatggaagaagaagaagagttagATTACAAGTCAGTGGTGGACGTTCATCCAATTGATGTGACTACAGGTAGGAGTACAGGAGCTCATGGCCCAATCCTGACTATGTTCGAGCATCAAACTTGGACTAATGAGATTACTTCAAGAATATATGGATTACAAATATTACAGCTGTGGGTAGGGGGACAAACTTGGACTAATGAGATTACTTCCAAAATATATGGATTACAAATGTTGCAGCTGCGGGTAGGGGGAAGACCAGCCACCAATGAAGAAACCTATGTGGTGGAGCTGGATTACCCACTAGGTCATTATGCTAGGATATTGTTGAGGATAGCGATGGAGTTTGTTGAACCCATTGATGATGATGTGCCTACCGATGAAGAGCGGCAGTCGCGTGATTCAGATATTGAGTTAGAGGATAATGAGCAACCTGATGTTGGAGATACAGATAAAGATGCTGATGATGATGACCCGAATGATGACATGGCTGAGGCTTGA